TGGCAAGGACGCCAAAGGCAAGCGCAAGGTCATAGTTACTCCGGAACTTGGTGAACCTAAAGAATATCTTATCCCCAAGGGCAAGCATATCAGCGTTCATGAAAATGATTACGTGCGGGCGGGTGAGCCGCTCATGGATGGTTCGTCCAACCCCCACGATATCCTGCGGGTGCTGGGTATAAAAGAACTTGCCAAATATCTTGTGGACGAGGTTCAGGAGGTTTACCGCCTGCAAGGGGTAAAAATCAACGACAAGCACATTGAGGTCATTGTGCGTCAGATGCTGCGGCGGGTCCGAATCAAAGATGTGGGCGATACCACCCTGCTCATCGACGACCAGCTTGAAAGAACGGTTTTTGAAGACGAAAACGAGCGTGTCATGGCAAAGGGTGGTCGCCCTGCTATCGCCGAGCCGCTTCTTCTTGGTATTACCAAGGCGTCTCTTTCCACGGAGTCTTTCATCTCTGCGGCATCCTTCCAGGAGACGACGAAGGTGCTGACCCAGGCTGCAATCGAAGGGAAAGTCGATCAGCTCAGGGGCCTTAAAGAGAACGTAATAATGGGGCGTCTGATTCCGGCAGGTACAGGATTGTCCCGCTATCGCAACCTGAAGCTTGTGGCAGAACAAGCGGAGATTATGGAGCCGATTGCCGTCGTTCCTCGTGAAATAGATGAAGATTTTCCCGAAGATGACAATGGTGATGAATTCGATGAATAAATAGCGGTGTATCTTTCGTTGAAATGAAAAAAATCTTGACATGGTGTAAGGTTGCTGATAACTTTGTCGCTTCCGCAGGGAGACTGCCCTCTGGAGAAGTCGTTATTGGGAGAATAGAGTATGCCTACAATTAACCAGCTGATTCGTATCGGCAGGAAAAGCAAGAAAGAAAAATCCAATTCCCCTGCGCTCAAAAGCTGTCCGCAAAAGCGTGGCGTTTGTACCAGGGTTTACACGACGACCCCTAAGAAGCCTAACTCTGCGCTTCGTAAAGTTGCCAGGGTTCGCCTTACTAATGGCATAGAAGTTAGTTCTTATATTCCGGGTGTCGGGCACAATCTGCAAGAGCACTCTGTTGTTCTTATTCGGGGCGGTCGCGTTAAGGACCTTCCTGGTGTCCGGTATCATATTGTGCGCGGGACGCTGGATTCGGTGGGTGTCAAGGATCGGAAGCAGGCGCGTTCCAAGTATGGAGCCAAGCGGCCCAA
The nucleotide sequence above comes from Geobacter benzoatilyticus. Encoded proteins:
- the rpsL gene encoding 30S ribosomal protein S12 — translated: MPTINQLIRIGRKSKKEKSNSPALKSCPQKRGVCTRVYTTTPKKPNSALRKVARVRLTNGIEVSSYIPGVGHNLQEHSVVLIRGGRVKDLPGVRYHIVRGTLDSVGVKDRKQARSKYGAKRPK